Proteins encoded in a region of the Deltaproteobacteria bacterium genome:
- a CDS encoding peptidase M3, producing MTRCTLLSIAALALAACPKQDTPVSPTPAAAAAPQPPAEPAPEAAPAPAEPAEAAPAPDPSAQFLTECRAGLNRARQTLDAILAVDGDRTLANTLVPYDEMIMHLETSWGMALLWRNVHPDPQIRSAAAQCEQECAAFQTEISLNRDLYDAIAALDTSGFDPLAKRVVDHTLRDFRRAGVDKDPQTRARLKELDEQIIAAAQKFNTALNDDVRSITVDSVDDLAGLPQDWIDDHPPGKDGKITITTRYPDYFPVATYAKSEDVRRRIYLAARSRGDQHKDVLRTILKLRWEKAHLLGYKDFADYYIEDKMMKSGDNAARFIDRVWRLARSRARRDYRALLARKRKDDPKAKAVADWDKTYYENLIKAEKYDYDAQAVRQYYPYEAVRDGLLAVTGEIFDVSYVPVEDPRTWHEDVDVYDVMRGGEKIGRIFLDMHPRDGKYSHAAQFPLSPGVKGKSLPEGALVCNFPKTFMEQDDVETMFHEFGHLMHHIFKGQREWMTLGEVERDFVEAPSQIFEEWARNYEVLSRFAKNPDTGETIPKELVDRMNKADEFGRGISTVYQMYYAAMVLEFYRRDPDKLDMDALNRELMEKYTPFAYVPGTNRYMQIGQIVGYPASYYTYMWSLVLAKDLFSPFAKHGLLNKEWTHRYRDRVLAPGGSKDAAELIRDFLGRPWNYKAFERWLKG from the coding sequence ATGACTCGCTGCACTCTGCTGTCGATCGCCGCGCTCGCGCTCGCGGCGTGCCCGAAACAGGACACCCCGGTCTCGCCGACGCCGGCCGCCGCCGCCGCGCCACAGCCGCCGGCGGAGCCGGCTCCCGAAGCCGCGCCGGCGCCCGCCGAGCCCGCCGAGGCCGCGCCGGCGCCGGATCCGTCGGCGCAGTTCTTGACCGAGTGTCGCGCCGGGCTCAACCGAGCTCGCCAGACGCTCGACGCGATCCTCGCGGTCGACGGCGACCGCACGCTGGCCAACACGCTCGTGCCCTACGACGAGATGATCATGCATCTGGAGACGTCGTGGGGCATGGCGCTTCTGTGGCGCAACGTGCACCCGGACCCGCAAATCCGGTCGGCGGCGGCGCAGTGCGAGCAGGAGTGCGCCGCGTTCCAGACCGAGATCAGTCTCAACCGCGACCTGTACGACGCGATCGCCGCGCTCGACACGTCGGGGTTCGATCCGCTGGCCAAGCGCGTGGTCGACCACACGCTGCGCGACTTCCGGCGCGCCGGCGTCGACAAGGATCCGCAGACCCGCGCGCGCCTGAAGGAACTCGACGAGCAAATCATCGCCGCGGCGCAGAAGTTCAACACCGCGCTCAACGACGACGTCCGGTCGATCACGGTCGACAGCGTCGACGATCTCGCGGGGCTACCGCAGGACTGGATCGACGACCACCCGCCGGGCAAGGACGGCAAGATCACGATCACCACGCGCTACCCGGACTACTTCCCGGTCGCCACGTACGCCAAGAGCGAGGACGTGCGGCGGCGCATCTACCTCGCGGCTCGTTCCCGTGGAGACCAGCACAAGGACGTGCTGAGGACCATCCTCAAGCTGCGCTGGGAGAAGGCGCACCTGCTCGGCTACAAGGACTTCGCGGACTACTACATCGAGGACAAGATGATGAAGTCCGGCGACAACGCGGCCCGATTCATCGACCGCGTGTGGCGACTGGCGCGGTCGCGCGCTCGCCGCGACTACCGTGCGCTGCTGGCGCGCAAGCGCAAGGACGACCCGAAGGCCAAGGCGGTCGCCGACTGGGACAAGACCTACTACGAGAACCTGATCAAGGCCGAGAAGTACGACTACGACGCGCAAGCGGTGCGGCAGTACTACCCGTACGAGGCGGTCCGGGATGGGCTGTTGGCGGTCACCGGCGAGATCTTCGACGTGTCGTACGTTCCGGTCGAAGACCCGCGCACGTGGCACGAGGACGTCGACGTGTACGACGTGATGCGCGGCGGCGAAAAGATTGGGCGGATCTTCCTCGACATGCACCCGCGCGACGGCAAGTACTCGCACGCGGCGCAGTTTCCGCTGTCGCCGGGCGTCAAGGGCAAGTCGCTGCCCGAGGGGGCGCTCGTGTGCAACTTCCCTAAGACGTTCATGGAGCAAGACGACGTCGAGACGATGTTCCACGAGTTCGGTCACCTGATGCACCACATCTTCAAGGGCCAGCGCGAATGGATGACGCTCGGCGAGGTCGAGCGCGACTTCGTCGAGGCGCCGTCCCAGATCTTCGAGGAGTGGGCGCGCAATTACGAGGTGCTGTCGCGCTTCGCCAAGAACCCGGACACGGGCGAGACCATTCCGAAGGAGCTGGTCGACCGGATGAACAAGGCCGACGAGTTCGGTCGCGGGATCAGCACTGTGTACCAGATGTACTACGCGGCGATGGTGCTCGAGTTTTACCGGCGCGACCCGGACAAGCTCGACATGGACGCGCTCAACCGGGAGCTGATGGAGAAGTACACGCCGTTTGCGTACGTGCCGGGCACCAACCGCTACATGCAGATCGGGCAGATCGTCGGCTACCCGGCCAGCTACTACACGTATATGTGGTCGCTCGTGCTCGCCAAGGACCTGTTCAGCCCGTTCGCGAAACACGGGTTGCTCAACAAGGAGTGGACGCATCGC
- a CDS encoding TetR family transcriptional regulator, which yields MNDATKDKLTRKEAKERTRQRLIDAVLEHVRKNGLTGLTTGRVADRAGIAQSSFYVHFSDMDDALRAAADQAGEQIRALIRDARQRVDFSDPEAALHAAYQGALRALVDEPEFTELLLSHRRDRNSPLAAALRRVLQEARDDLAQDLARAGYADWFARDIDVYADLMVGMTLSAAEAVLDRRVRDQERLLRALAATTRALLASARPPRG from the coding sequence GTGAACGACGCAACCAAGGACAAGCTCACGCGCAAGGAGGCCAAGGAGCGGACGCGCCAGCGCCTGATCGACGCCGTGCTCGAGCACGTTCGCAAAAACGGCCTCACCGGCCTCACCACGGGGCGCGTCGCCGACCGCGCGGGCATCGCGCAGTCGAGCTTCTACGTCCACTTCAGCGACATGGACGACGCACTGCGCGCCGCCGCCGACCAAGCCGGCGAGCAGATCCGCGCGCTCATCCGCGACGCGCGCCAGCGCGTCGACTTTTCGGACCCCGAGGCGGCGCTGCACGCGGCCTACCAAGGCGCCCTGCGCGCGCTCGTCGACGAGCCGGAGTTCACCGAACTGTTGCTGTCGCACCGGCGCGACCGCAACTCGCCGCTCGCCGCGGCGCTTCGCCGCGTGTTGCAAGAGGCGCGCGACGACCTCGCCCAGGACCTCGCGCGCGCCGGCTACGCCGACTGGTTCGCGCGCGACATCGATGTGTACGCCGACCTCATGGTCGGCATGACGTTGAGCGCCGCCGAGGCCGTCCTCGACCGCCGCGTGCGCGATCAGGAGCGGCTGCTGCGCGCGCTGGCCGCCACGACCCGCGCCCTCCTCGCGAGCGCCCGCCCGCCCCGCGGCTGA
- a CDS encoding TldD/PmbA family protein — MRRDLQRRRVLRRRIVLRRQGRAEPIERGQPRLSAGTLSQHRRDQYRAVRVTPGARGNPVITKQQAKQIIDAVVAASKADEVHCDVSAGETTHLRYARNAPSTSGNAADLTVSVTSTFGKRSGSFRVNQTDAASIERAVRASEEIARLAPEDPEHMPALGPQPYVDIPHAFRDSVVDRGAEQIAQGVATCIRAAVDAGLVAAGFATASAEATAIGNSRGLFGFHRATAAHFSQTVRTPDGTGSGWASDTGLDAGEIRFADASRVAIDKAVRSAKPQPLAPGRYVAILEPACVANLVSLFVYGMDARSADEGRSFFSRPGGGNRLGDRLFPDVVSIESNPADAEVPGRPWGAEGLPQVRRAWIERGVVSELACSRFWAAKTGREPVPPPSNILMRGGEGTTADLVRSTRRGVLITSLWYIRSVDPRTMLYTGLTRDGVFWIENGEIVRPLTNFRWNDSPVAVLKNVEAMSASRRVSPRSWASNTVSVPALRVSSFELSSVSDAV, encoded by the coding sequence GTGCGACGCGATCTGCAGCGCCGACGAGTACTACGTCGGAGGATCGTTCTACGACGGCAAGGGCGAGCCGAGCCAATCGAACGCGGTCAGCCACGGTTGTCCGCCGGCACGCTTTCGCAACATCGACGTGATCAATACAGGGCGGTCCGTGTGACGCCCGGTGCGCGAGGGAATCCCGTGATCACCAAACAGCAAGCGAAACAAATCATCGATGCGGTCGTCGCCGCAAGCAAGGCCGACGAGGTGCACTGCGACGTATCGGCCGGCGAGACCACCCATCTGCGCTACGCGCGCAACGCGCCGTCCACCAGCGGCAACGCAGCCGATCTGACCGTCTCGGTGACGAGCACGTTCGGCAAGCGGTCGGGCAGTTTCCGCGTCAACCAGACCGACGCGGCGTCGATCGAGCGCGCCGTCCGCGCGTCCGAGGAGATCGCGCGGCTCGCCCCCGAGGACCCGGAGCACATGCCGGCGCTCGGGCCGCAGCCGTATGTCGACATTCCTCATGCGTTCCGCGACTCGGTCGTCGACCGCGGCGCCGAGCAGATCGCGCAGGGCGTGGCGACCTGCATCCGCGCGGCGGTGGATGCAGGCCTGGTGGCGGCGGGTTTCGCGACCGCGTCCGCCGAGGCGACCGCGATCGGCAACTCGCGCGGGCTCTTCGGCTTTCATCGCGCGACCGCGGCGCACTTTTCGCAGACCGTGCGCACGCCGGACGGAACCGGGTCGGGGTGGGCGTCCGACACTGGCCTCGATGCCGGCGAGATCCGGTTCGCGGACGCCTCGCGCGTGGCGATCGACAAGGCCGTGCGGTCGGCCAAGCCGCAGCCGCTTGCGCCCGGACGCTACGTCGCGATCCTCGAGCCGGCGTGCGTGGCGAACCTCGTGAGCCTGTTCGTCTACGGCATGGACGCGCGCAGCGCCGATGAGGGCCGGAGCTTCTTTTCCAGGCCGGGCGGCGGCAACCGGCTCGGCGACCGGCTGTTTCCAGACGTCGTGTCGATCGAGTCGAACCCGGCCGACGCCGAGGTCCCGGGCCGGCCGTGGGGCGCCGAGGGCTTGCCGCAGGTCCGACGCGCGTGGATCGAGCGCGGCGTCGTGTCGGAACTGGCGTGCTCGCGCTTCTGGGCGGCCAAGACCGGCCGCGAGCCGGTGCCGCCGCCGTCGAACATCCTCATGCGCGGCGGCGAGGGGACGACCGCCGACCTGGTGCGGTCGACCCGCCGCGGTGTGCTGATCACGTCGCTGTGGTACATCCGCAGCGTCGATCCGCGCACCATGCTGTACACCGGGCTCACCCGCGACGGCGTGTTCTGGATCGAAAACGGCGAGATCGTCCGCCCGCTCACCAACTTCCGCTGGAACGACAGCCCCGTCGCGGTGCTCAAGAACGTCGAGGCGATGTCGGCGAGCCGGCGAGTGTCCCCGCGGTCGTGGGCGTCGAACACCGTGTCCGTCCCGGCGCTGCGCGTGTCGTCGTTCGAACTGTCGAGCGTGTCCGACGCGGTGTAG
- a CDS encoding TldD/PmbA family protein yields the protein MKRRQFLQVTAATGSAALLYGCGGSAPRSPAAPPRTDVSFSDPSLRALADVALDAARSAGATYADIRIADYRTQSIRTREQRVTDVRDGEDRGFGVRVIASGTWGFAASHRIDRDEIARVARRAVAIAKANSALQREPVQLAPVGTYVDVWNTPIEKDPFSVSLQDKIDALLSINAQALALDGVDYCSSWMAFVREHKFFASTEGSYIEQTLHRNNPGFTVTSVDRRRGGFETRNSYTDPQGRGYEYIETYPWLDDARQAAEDVVAKHTAPSVEPGKWDLILHPTHLWLTIHESVGHPTELDRALGMEANFAGTSFLTPDKLGTFQFGSEIVNFRADKTSVGSLATCGYDDDGDKTTEWDLVKNGVFVDYQITRDQAHWIGRKRGYACSYAQSWKDVPFQRMPNVNLLPGDKPLTLAQLIAGTDRAILIKGRGSYSIDHQRYNFQFGGQTFWKVEGGKITGMVKDVAYQSRTPDFWRACDAICSADEYYVGGSFYDGKGEPSQSNAVSHGCPPARFRNIDVINTGRSV from the coding sequence ATGAAGCGTCGACAGTTCTTGCAGGTGACGGCGGCGACCGGTTCGGCCGCGCTGCTGTACGGATGCGGCGGGTCGGCACCGCGGTCGCCGGCGGCTCCACCGCGGACGGACGTGTCGTTTTCGGATCCCTCGCTGCGCGCCCTCGCCGACGTTGCGCTCGACGCGGCGCGGTCCGCCGGCGCGACGTACGCCGACATCCGCATCGCCGACTATCGCACGCAGTCGATCCGGACGCGGGAGCAGCGGGTCACCGATGTTCGCGACGGCGAGGACCGGGGGTTCGGCGTGCGCGTCATCGCCTCCGGAACCTGGGGCTTCGCCGCGAGCCATCGCATCGACCGCGACGAGATCGCGCGGGTCGCGCGCCGCGCCGTGGCGATCGCCAAGGCCAACTCCGCGCTGCAGCGCGAGCCGGTGCAGCTCGCGCCGGTCGGCACCTACGTCGACGTGTGGAACACGCCGATTGAAAAGGACCCGTTTTCCGTGTCGCTGCAGGACAAGATCGACGCGCTGCTGTCGATCAACGCGCAGGCGCTCGCGCTCGACGGCGTGGACTACTGCAGTTCGTGGATGGCGTTCGTGCGCGAGCACAAGTTCTTCGCATCCACGGAGGGCTCGTACATCGAGCAGACGCTGCACCGCAACAACCCGGGATTCACCGTGACGTCGGTCGATCGCAGGCGCGGTGGATTCGAGACGCGCAACTCGTACACGGACCCGCAGGGGCGCGGCTACGAGTACATCGAGACCTATCCGTGGCTGGACGACGCGCGGCAAGCGGCGGAAGATGTCGTCGCCAAGCACACGGCGCCGTCGGTCGAACCGGGCAAGTGGGACCTTATTTTGCACCCGACGCACCTGTGGCTCACCATCCACGAGTCCGTCGGCCATCCGACGGAGTTGGACCGGGCGCTCGGGATGGAGGCGAACTTCGCCGGCACGAGTTTCCTGACGCCGGACAAGCTCGGCACGTTTCAGTTCGGCAGCGAAATCGTCAACTTTCGCGCCGACAAGACCTCCGTCGGTTCGCTTGCGACCTGCGGCTACGACGACGACGGGGACAAGACGACCGAGTGGGACCTCGTGAAAAACGGGGTGTTCGTCGACTATCAGATCACGCGGGACCAGGCGCATTGGATCGGCCGCAAGCGCGGATACGCGTGCTCGTATGCGCAGTCGTGGAAGGACGTGCCGTTTCAGCGCATGCCCAACGTCAACCTCCTGCCCGGCGACAAGCCGCTCACCCTCGCCCAGCTGATCGCCGGGACCGATCGCGCGATTCTCATCAAGGGACGCGGCAGCTACAGCATCGACCATCAGCGCTACAACTTCCAGTTCGGCGGTCAGACGTTCTGGAAGGTCGAGGGCGGCAAGATTACCGGAATGGTCAAGGACGTCGCCTACCAGTCGCGCACTCCCGATTTTTGGCGCGCGTGCGACGCGATCTGCAGCGCCGACGAGTACTACGTCGGAGGATCGTTCTACGACGGCAAGGGCGAGCCGAGCCAATCGAACGCGGTCAGCCACGGTTGTCCGCCGGCACGCTTTCGCAACATCGACGTGATCAATACAGGGCGGTCCGTGTGA
- a CDS encoding PilZ domain-containing protein, giving the protein MPMPHADVFEGSIPDRRYDERIAVGVRAVLTYRDGNIIWTEADAGIADLSAGGMFVMCDRCPTHDQRVWLTFTSRRGVCRAIGRPVHFAGDARGGFGVQFDHVSDELRALLRDLRLLSPYGQAKEMAAIEDAQIEVR; this is encoded by the coding sequence ATGCCTATGCCCCATGCAGACGTGTTCGAAGGGTCGATCCCCGACCGGCGGTACGACGAGCGCATCGCCGTCGGCGTTCGCGCCGTGCTCACCTACCGCGACGGCAACATCATCTGGACGGAGGCCGACGCCGGCATCGCCGACCTGTCGGCCGGCGGCATGTTCGTGATGTGCGACCGCTGTCCGACGCACGATCAGCGCGTATGGCTGACGTTCACGTCGCGGCGCGGCGTCTGCCGAGCGATCGGCCGTCCGGTGCATTTCGCCGGGGACGCGCGCGGGGGCTTCGGCGTGCAGTTCGACCACGTCAGCGACGAACTGCGCGCGTTGCTGCGCGACCTGCGTCTGCTCAGCCCGTACGGCCAGGCCAAGGAGATGGCGGCGATCGAGGACGCGCAGATCGAAGTACGCTGA